A single genomic interval of Celeribacter indicus harbors:
- a CDS encoding amino acid ABC transporter ATP-binding protein → MPQGGTVEIRGVTKSFGALTVLDDVTLTMPAGSVTAIIGPSGSGKSTLLRTINHLERVDRGFIAIDGELIGYRREGDTLYELKEAEILTRRTEVGMVFQNFNLFPHLTVLQNVTEAPVAVRGLSRDEAERQAHDLLARVGLADKANAYPRQLSGGQQQRVAIARTLALKPKVLLFDEPTSALDPELVGEVLDVIKELARSGITLIIVTHEIGFAREVADSIVFMEQGRVVETGAPAQILTHPRHSRTAAFLAKVL, encoded by the coding sequence CTGCCGCAGGGCGGTACGGTCGAGATCCGCGGCGTCACCAAGTCCTTCGGCGCTCTGACCGTGCTGGACGACGTGACCCTGACCATGCCCGCGGGCAGCGTGACGGCGATCATCGGACCTTCGGGATCGGGCAAATCGACCCTGTTGCGCACGATCAACCACCTTGAGCGCGTGGATCGGGGCTTCATCGCCATCGACGGTGAGCTGATCGGCTATCGCCGTGAAGGAGACACGCTTTACGAACTGAAGGAGGCCGAGATCCTGACCCGGCGCACGGAAGTCGGGATGGTGTTTCAGAACTTCAACCTCTTCCCGCATCTGACGGTGTTGCAGAACGTCACCGAGGCGCCCGTTGCCGTCCGTGGCCTGTCCCGTGACGAGGCGGAAAGACAGGCGCACGACCTGCTGGCACGCGTTGGCCTGGCCGACAAGGCCAATGCCTATCCGCGCCAGCTATCCGGCGGCCAGCAACAGCGGGTGGCCATTGCCCGCACGCTGGCGCTGAAGCCCAAGGTGCTGCTGTTCGACGAGCCGACCAGCGCGCTGGACCCCGAACTGGTGGGCGAGGTGCTGGACGTGATCAAGGAGCTTGCCCGTTCCGGCATCACGCTGATCATCGTCACTCACGAGATCGGCTTTGCCCGAGAAGTGGCCGACAGCATCGTCTTCATGGAACAGGGCCGGGTTGTGGAGACCGGCGCGCCGGCGCAGATCCTGACGCATCCAAGACATTCCCGCACCGCTGCGTTCCTCGCCAAGGTCCTGTAG
- a CDS encoding GNAT family N-acetyltransferase, translating to MTDQIIQSSPLDPRARPLVEDLIREYDSRYGTLFSEGGAREELFRYPPEAFAAPHGAFLLLIRDAETIGGGAFMRFDEDTAELKRIWTRSDLRRQGLARRIVEALEDSAAELGYTRLYLTTGFRQPEAQALYLRLGYRPLYDPEVPPELYGTLPFEKHIGALAGQPGRAPLRQPAETPEAAIRAVAARKAASTSTAGAVAQPAGRIA from the coding sequence ATGACTGACCAGATCATCCAGTCCAGCCCCCTGGACCCCCGCGCCCGACCCCTGGTCGAGGATCTGATCCGCGAATATGACAGCCGCTATGGCACGTTGTTCAGCGAGGGCGGGGCGCGGGAAGAATTGTTCCGCTATCCGCCCGAGGCCTTCGCCGCGCCGCATGGCGCCTTCCTCCTGCTGATCCGGGACGCCGAGACGATCGGCGGCGGTGCCTTCATGCGCTTCGACGAGGATACGGCGGAGCTGAAACGCATCTGGACACGCAGTGACCTGCGCCGGCAGGGCCTTGCACGCCGCATCGTCGAGGCGCTCGAGGATAGCGCGGCCGAACTGGGCTATACGCGGCTTTACCTGACCACCGGCTTCCGCCAGCCCGAGGCTCAGGCGCTTTACCTGCGGCTCGGCTACCGCCCGCTTTACGACCCGGAGGTTCCGCCCGAGCTTTACGGCACCCTGCCGTTTGAAAAACATATCGGTGCCCTTGCAGGTCAGCCGGGCAGAGCACCGCTGCGCCAGCCTGCGGAAACGCCGGAGGCCGCGATCCGTGCCGTTGCCGCGCGCAAGGCGGCCTCGACCTCGACAGCCGGCGCTGTGGCGCAACCGGCGGGACGGATCGCATGA
- a CDS encoding M20 aminoacylase family protein: protein MTVTAPLAAGAEPAVPSAIAAQIGDFVALRRQIHAQPELAFHERQTAELVAGLLSQWGFRVSRLAGTGLVATLENGSGPRLGIRADIDALPITEATGLDYASRVPGVMHACGHDGHTAILLAAARHLSQTRRFRGTLRLIFQPAEEIGAGAQRMIDEGLFRDHPVDAIFGLHNWPGEPAGRFGFVEGGAMAAIDRVEIRIAGRGGHGAEPHLAVDPIVAAAQVVGALQGIVSRNVDPLQMAVVTVGSIHGGSASNIIPDHVDLSLSLRSYDADLRIRLRDRVEELAQLSAAAHGARAHIRQIPGFPSVINDGTQTRLIRQVAQDSFGADAVIPGFRPRTASEDFAHYLHHRPGSFVFVGNGDSAPLHSPEYRFNDDIIAPAAALWVALAERFLTGETDD, encoded by the coding sequence ATGACCGTCACCGCACCGCTTGCCGCAGGGGCCGAACCGGCCGTTCCATCCGCCATTGCCGCGCAGATCGGAGATTTCGTTGCGCTGCGCCGCCAGATTCATGCCCAGCCGGAACTGGCCTTCCACGAAAGGCAGACGGCGGAACTGGTCGCCGGGCTGCTGTCGCAATGGGGGTTCCGGGTCTCCCGCCTCGCCGGAACCGGACTGGTCGCCACGCTGGAGAACGGCTCCGGTCCGCGGCTTGGCATCCGCGCCGACATCGATGCGCTGCCGATCACCGAGGCCACCGGGCTGGACTATGCCAGCCGGGTGCCGGGGGTGATGCATGCCTGCGGCCATGACGGCCATACCGCGATCCTGCTGGCGGCGGCGCGGCATCTGTCTCAGACGCGGCGGTTTCGCGGCACGCTGCGGCTGATCTTCCAGCCCGCCGAGGAAATCGGCGCGGGCGCGCAACGCATGATCGACGAGGGCCTGTTCCGCGATCATCCGGTCGATGCGATCTTTGGCCTGCACAACTGGCCAGGAGAACCGGCCGGGCGCTTCGGCTTTGTCGAGGGCGGGGCGATGGCCGCGATCGACCGTGTCGAGATCCGCATCGCGGGCCGGGGCGGCCACGGTGCCGAGCCGCATCTGGCCGTCGATCCCATCGTTGCGGCGGCGCAGGTGGTCGGCGCGCTGCAAGGCATCGTGTCGCGCAATGTCGATCCGCTGCAAATGGCGGTGGTGACGGTCGGCTCGATCCATGGAGGCAGCGCCTCGAATATCATCCCGGACCATGTCGATCTGAGCCTGAGCCTGCGCAGCTACGACGCCGATCTGCGCATCCGCCTGCGCGACAGGGTGGAGGAACTGGCGCAACTGTCCGCCGCCGCGCATGGCGCGCGGGCGCATATCCGCCAGATACCGGGTTTTCCAAGCGTCATCAACGACGGCACGCAAACCCGGCTGATCCGGCAGGTCGCGCAGGACAGTTTCGGCGCGGATGCGGTGATCCCCGGTTTCCGGCCGCGCACCGCCTCCGAGGATTTCGCCCATTACCTGCACCACCGTCCCGGCAGCTTCGTCTTCGTCGGCAATGGCGACAGCGCCCCGCTGCACAGCCCGGAATACCGTTTCAACGACGACATCATCGCGCCCGCCGCCGCCCTCTGGGTCGCGCTGGCCGAGCGCTTCCTGACAGGAGAGACCGATGACTGA
- a CDS encoding LLM class flavin-dependent oxidoreductase, whose amino-acid sequence MSARPISLGIMLHGAGGHMNSWKHPAGPADASVNLDFYVSQARKAEEAGIAFAFVADGLYINEKSIPHFLNRFEPLTILSALAVATRKIGMAGTVSTSYSDPFTVARQFASLDLISGGRAGWNVVTTPLEGTALNYSRPHPEHALRYEIADEYLAVTQGLWDSWDDDAVIRDRQTGQFFDPAKLHALNHKGRFFEVAGPLNAPRSKQGQPVIFQAGSSDAGIVLAGKYADAVFTHSPSLEETRDFTTRVKDAAVAHGRSRDDVKIYPGIGPVVAETREAAEAKYHAIRALLTLDEALAYLGRYFDHHDFSQYDPDAPFPDLGEIGRNSFRSTTDRIKAEAREKGLTLREVALATATPRPTFIGTGAEVAEKMIGWIDAGASDGFILGFPVAAEGLEDFIRLVIPELEARGRYSRDLPGETLRDHLGLPFKVSRHAGPQAQARAARG is encoded by the coding sequence ATGAGCGCAAGACCGATTTCCCTTGGCATCATGCTGCACGGCGCCGGTGGCCACATGAATTCGTGGAAGCATCCCGCGGGTCCCGCCGATGCCAGCGTGAACCTCGATTTCTACGTCAGCCAGGCGCGCAAGGCCGAAGAGGCGGGTATCGCCTTCGCCTTCGTGGCCGACGGGCTTTATATCAACGAAAAGTCGATCCCGCATTTCCTGAACCGTTTCGAGCCGCTGACCATCCTGTCGGCGCTGGCGGTGGCGACGCGGAAGATCGGGATGGCGGGCACGGTCTCGACCTCTTATTCCGATCCGTTCACGGTGGCGCGGCAGTTCGCCTCGCTGGACCTGATCTCGGGCGGGCGCGCGGGCTGGAACGTGGTGACGACGCCACTGGAAGGGACGGCGCTGAATTATTCCCGCCCCCATCCCGAACACGCGCTGCGTTATGAGATCGCCGATGAATATCTCGCGGTGACGCAAGGACTATGGGACAGCTGGGACGACGATGCGGTGATCCGCGACCGGCAGACCGGGCAGTTCTTCGACCCTGCGAAGCTTCATGCGCTCAACCACAAGGGCAGGTTCTTCGAGGTCGCGGGGCCGCTGAACGCGCCGCGGTCGAAACAGGGGCAGCCGGTGATCTTCCAGGCGGGTTCCAGCGACGCCGGGATCGTGCTGGCGGGAAAATATGCCGATGCGGTGTTCACCCATTCGCCCTCGCTCGAGGAAACGCGGGACTTTACCACTCGCGTCAAGGATGCCGCGGTGGCGCATGGCCGGTCGCGCGACGACGTGAAGATCTATCCCGGCATCGGTCCCGTCGTGGCCGAAACCCGCGAGGCGGCCGAAGCGAAATATCACGCGATCCGCGCGCTGCTGACCCTCGACGAGGCATTGGCCTATCTGGGCCGCTATTTCGACCACCACGATTTCAGCCAGTATGACCCGGACGCGCCGTTTCCCGACCTGGGCGAAATCGGGCGGAACAGTTTCCGCTCGACCACGGATCGGATCAAGGCGGAGGCGCGTGAAAAGGGACTGACCCTGCGCGAGGTCGCGCTGGCCACCGCCACGCCGCGCCCGACCTTCATCGGTACCGGCGCAGAGGTGGCCGAAAAGATGATCGGCTGGATCGATGCGGGCGCTTCCGATGGGTTCATCCTGGGCTTTCCGGTTGCGGCCGAGGGACTGGAGGATTTCATCCGGCTGGTCATCCCGGAACTCGAGGCGCGCGGCCGCTACAGCCGCGATCTGCCGGGCGAAACGCTGCGCGACCACCTGGGCCTGCCGTTCAAGGTCAGCCGTCACGCCGGGCCCCAGGCGCAGGCACGCGCCGCGAGAGGCTGA
- a CDS encoding MsnO8 family LLM class oxidoreductase, which translates to MTYRLSLLDKSPVAPGSSGADALAVSTEAARLADQLGYHRYWFAEHHGQPGLASAAPELLIAHVAALTQRIRLGSGGVLIQHYSAYKLGELFSILASLAPGRIDVGIGKSPGGLPLATRALQSELAEGSAQAVTRKIEELSEWLKGQRDGTEIHPRATTTAAPFLLGGSPASAEQAARLGWNFVHAGHQDGDRANTLEALARFEAIAGHRPLLAVQAFAAPTRAEAEDRVAGLGFVRLTLEDGHAVNLQSEEGAHEYARQYGAGIRRIEAKTPTVIAGTADEVHAELHALSQDLGVTEFIIDQPVPEAEARLRSIRLIARDARQAAA; encoded by the coding sequence TTGACCTACCGATTGAGTTTGCTCGACAAATCCCCTGTCGCACCGGGAAGCAGCGGCGCGGATGCCCTGGCAGTTTCGACAGAGGCCGCCCGGCTGGCCGATCAGTTGGGCTATCATCGCTACTGGTTCGCCGAACATCACGGTCAGCCCGGATTGGCCAGCGCCGCGCCGGAATTGCTGATTGCCCATGTGGCCGCGCTGACGCAGCGCATCCGCCTGGGCAGCGGCGGCGTGCTGATCCAGCATTACAGCGCCTACAAGCTGGGCGAGCTGTTCTCGATACTGGCCTCGCTGGCGCCGGGCCGCATCGACGTCGGCATCGGCAAATCGCCGGGGGGCCTGCCGCTGGCGACGCGCGCGCTGCAATCGGAACTGGCCGAGGGCAGCGCGCAGGCCGTCACCCGCAAGATCGAGGAGCTGAGCGAGTGGCTGAAAGGTCAGCGCGACGGGACGGAAATCCACCCGCGCGCCACGACCACCGCCGCACCCTTCCTGCTGGGCGGCAGCCCCGCCAGCGCCGAACAGGCGGCAAGGCTGGGCTGGAACTTTGTCCATGCCGGCCATCAGGACGGCGACCGCGCCAATACGCTGGAAGCCCTTGCCCGCTTCGAGGCGATCGCGGGCCATCGTCCGCTGCTGGCGGTGCAGGCCTTCGCCGCGCCGACCCGTGCCGAGGCCGAGGACCGTGTCGCGGGGCTGGGCTTCGTGCGGCTGACGCTGGAGGACGGACATGCCGTCAACCTGCAATCCGAGGAGGGGGCGCATGAATACGCCCGTCAATACGGGGCCGGGATCCGTCGGATCGAGGCCAAGACCCCGACCGTCATCGCCGGAACCGCCGATGAGGTCCATGCCGAACTGCACGCCCTTTCGCAGGATCTGGGCGTTACGGAATTCATCATAGACCAGCCCGTACCCGAGGCTGAGGCGCGGCTGCGCTCGATCCGACTGATCGCGCGGGACGCCAGGCAGGCCGCGGCCTGA
- a CDS encoding TonB-dependent receptor domain-containing protein: MSHVMRPLGRALYLASGASLLALSPSLLMAQSSGGSAVTLDPIVVDGDADTADTEISSETLQTRYSGNAQNALNAIPGVSTRQSSSQPGIEVNIRGMSGYGRVNAMIDGVPQSFKNTAGHEASGGSLLYVHPEFLSALEVQRGVVAGAAGSGTLTGSADFRTLTLDDVLLRGRTEGGMARLKFGDNGYNYSGLLSYGKRFGGLWGGDGHVDVLMGYAYTDEDDYATGDGGELSSDRSSVNTPEGKLAKIEIAPNAAHKLSFGARWYENTFENSSYTWDVDNRTWTADYEYAPGSDLVNLKLSAYYNETTLFYPGTGGSYAGRETEEETTGISLTNRSRFGLAGGADLVLDYGLSWTRDDFQTHAMRGGNHPGKLDKASLFAEGEIDYGRTVLFGGLRYDHWRVDGYRPPYPSGVADCPAGGPSCGDEWVTRDGGELLPNLGISHDLTPDFTVSASYAQTFRPPSTHEMFYSLVPFGDGVGSGMTNNLSLDPERSRTFELSGEYRQTGLLSAGDEGWFKLSAFRSRIENYIVNDFVEIPGDPSSRAMWINTDGTTTMEGLEFEGGYDSGRVYVNLSFSISDTDDQPVANGTGMGNGLTSAQPDRMATLDLGLRALDERLTLGSQIRHTGSTVQAAFDWTSYPDGAYLEKTRSYTLVDLYGSYAVSEGAELFFSVENVFDKSYGYPGGSAAGYQEMAGRGRTFIAGLTTRF, translated from the coding sequence ATGTCGCATGTAATGCGTCCGCTTGGACGTGCCCTCTATCTTGCCTCGGGCGCAAGCCTGCTGGCGCTTTCCCCTTCCCTCCTCATGGCCCAGTCGTCCGGTGGTTCGGCCGTCACGCTCGATCCGATCGTGGTCGACGGCGACGCAGACACCGCGGACACCGAAATATCCTCCGAAACGCTTCAGACGAGGTATTCCGGCAATGCGCAGAATGCGCTGAACGCCATCCCCGGCGTGTCCACCCGTCAAAGCTCCAGCCAGCCGGGGATCGAGGTCAACATCCGCGGCATGTCTGGCTATGGCCGGGTGAACGCGATGATCGACGGGGTGCCGCAGAGCTTCAAGAACACGGCAGGGCATGAAGCCTCCGGCGGCAGCCTGCTCTATGTCCATCCCGAATTTCTCAGCGCCCTCGAGGTCCAGCGCGGGGTCGTCGCCGGCGCGGCCGGATCCGGCACGCTGACGGGCTCTGCCGACTTCCGCACCCTCACACTCGACGACGTCCTGCTGCGCGGGCGAACGGAGGGCGGGATGGCGCGCCTGAAATTCGGCGACAACGGATACAACTATTCGGGCCTCCTGAGCTACGGCAAGCGGTTCGGCGGGCTCTGGGGCGGCGACGGGCATGTCGATGTGCTGATGGGCTACGCCTATACCGACGAGGACGACTATGCCACGGGAGACGGCGGGGAGCTGAGCAGCGACCGCTCCTCCGTCAACACGCCCGAAGGCAAGCTCGCCAAGATCGAAATCGCGCCGAACGCGGCGCACAAGCTGAGCTTCGGTGCCCGATGGTATGAGAACACCTTCGAGAATTCGAGCTATACATGGGATGTCGACAACCGGACGTGGACGGCGGATTACGAATACGCGCCAGGCAGCGATCTGGTGAACCTGAAGCTCTCCGCCTATTACAACGAGACCACCCTGTTCTATCCCGGAACCGGCGGCTCCTATGCCGGTCGGGAGACCGAGGAGGAAACCACCGGCATCTCGCTCACCAACAGGAGCCGCTTCGGCCTCGCCGGCGGCGCCGATCTCGTCCTCGACTACGGCCTGAGCTGGACACGGGACGATTTCCAGACCCATGCGATGCGGGGCGGCAACCATCCGGGCAAGCTCGACAAGGCGAGCCTCTTTGCGGAGGGCGAGATCGACTACGGCCGGACGGTCCTGTTCGGCGGGCTGCGCTATGATCACTGGCGGGTCGATGGCTACCGCCCGCCCTATCCCTCCGGCGTGGCCGATTGCCCGGCGGGCGGTCCGTCCTGCGGCGATGAATGGGTGACGCGCGACGGCGGGGAACTTCTGCCGAATCTCGGCATAAGCCACGACCTGACGCCGGATTTTACCGTAAGCGCAAGCTATGCGCAGACCTTCCGGCCGCCGAGCACGCATGAGATGTTCTATTCCCTCGTTCCCTTCGGCGACGGGGTCGGCTCCGGCATGACCAACAACCTCTCCCTCGACCCCGAACGCAGCCGCACCTTCGAACTGAGCGGGGAATACCGGCAGACGGGCCTGCTCTCGGCGGGCGACGAAGGCTGGTTCAAGCTTTCCGCCTTCCGCAGCAGGATCGAAAACTATATCGTCAACGATTTCGTCGAGATCCCCGGCGATCCGAGCAGCCGCGCGATGTGGATCAACACCGACGGCACCACGACGATGGAGGGGCTCGAATTCGAGGGCGGCTATGACAGCGGCAGGGTCTACGTCAACCTCAGCTTTTCGATCAGCGACACGGACGACCAGCCCGTCGCGAACGGCACCGGGATGGGCAATGGCCTGACCTCGGCTCAACCGGACCGGATGGCGACGCTCGATCTCGGACTGCGGGCGCTCGACGAACGGCTGACCCTCGGCAGCCAGATCCGTCACACCGGCTCGACCGTCCAGGCGGCCTTCGACTGGACGAGTTATCCCGACGGGGCCTACCTGGAAAAGACCAGGAGCTACACGCTCGTCGATCTCTACGGCAGCTACGCCGTGAGCGAAGGGGCTGAGCTGTTCTTCTCCGTCGAGAACGTCTTTGACAAGTCCTACGGGTATCCCGGCGGAAGTGCCGCGGGCTATCAGGAAATGGCGGGACGAGGACGCACCTTCATCGCTGGCCTCACCACGCGGTTCTGA
- a CDS encoding HugZ family protein, giving the protein MSHSMHLKREAPLDTAHVEPFGAKALAQRILRTTRNMALATLDRHEGFPYSTVTNSSVEPDGSVVFYASELSHHTRNILADRRISVTLCQSEGLDVLRDRRLTLIGEAHLLEGEAFDRAGRRYRRKFHRSSKYMDLRDTRLFRLDVSATLLNGGPARYADDLTAQDLRVPLEGAEELLRAEEDLIRRLESPSGKSHAITANMRGAKGRWRIATIDPEGIDLASEREFHRLLFPERARTPDDVLAMLH; this is encoded by the coding sequence ATGTCGCACTCAATGCATCTGAAACGCGAAGCGCCGCTCGACACGGCCCATGTCGAACCCTTCGGTGCGAAGGCCCTGGCGCAGCGGATCCTGCGCACCACGCGCAACATGGCGCTGGCCACGCTGGACCGCCACGAGGGGTTTCCCTACAGCACCGTGACGAATTCCTCCGTCGAACCCGATGGATCGGTGGTCTTCTATGCCTCCGAACTCAGTCACCATACCCGCAATATTCTCGCGGATCGCCGCATTTCGGTGACGCTCTGTCAGAGCGAGGGTCTGGATGTGCTGAGGGACCGGCGCCTGACCCTGATCGGCGAGGCGCACCTGCTGGAGGGCGAGGCCTTCGACCGCGCAGGTCGCCGATACCGACGCAAATTCCACCGTTCGTCGAAATACATGGATCTCAGGGATACGCGGCTGTTCCGCCTCGACGTCTCCGCGACGCTGCTGAACGGCGGGCCCGCACGCTACGCGGATGACCTGACTGCGCAGGACCTCCGCGTGCCCCTGGAAGGTGCGGAAGAGCTCCTGCGCGCGGAAGAGGATCTGATCCGTCGTCTTGAAAGTCCGTCGGGGAAAAGCCACGCGATAACGGCCAATATGCGGGGAGCGAAGGGACGGTGGCGCATCGCGACGATTGATCCCGAGGGCATTGACCTCGCCTCGGAGAGGGAATTTCATCGCCTCCTGTTTCCTGAACGGGCCAGAACCCCGGATGACGTGCTGGCGATGCTGCACTGA
- a CDS encoding multicopper oxidase family protein, whose product MAQLIRSPVQTGTKRTRPMNRRDFLTRTMTGATALMAGGVLRPGLGWAQQTGSAQPIRLAVARRTIEVNGRAAEVFGLLQPNGIHGVTLDAGKAFDVELVNEIEDPTLIHWHGLTPPWEADGVPDNPLPQLASANRHRYSFPVGRGGTHWMHAHTLQEQNLLAAPLIVRTAEDRARDEQEVVILLHDFSFVPAEELLAQLQRGTGHGAGHGAAMNHSTMEGMPAMDHSAMGHMPTHGMTDSPTAGMDLNDIDYDAYLANDRTLDDPEVVRVERGGRLRLRIINGATATGFTIDTGIVEGTLIAVDGQDVEPIVGTNFPISMGQRLDILLTLPAGEGAYPVLALREGAVERTGVILATPEATVRRIGSSGETAGPIVGSALEKRLRAGVPLSARQPDRQFSLSLTGQMEGYAWAIEGGDDLRVGQDERIEITMRNSSMMSHPMHLHGHHFQVISIDGARLSGAVRDTVLVPPGSTMTIAFDADNPGKWPFHCHHLYHMATGMMSYVIYEDMR is encoded by the coding sequence ATGGCGCAGTTGATCAGATCGCCTGTGCAAACAGGCACCAAGAGGACCAGACCCATGAACAGACGTGATTTCCTGACGAGGACGATGACCGGCGCAACAGCCCTGATGGCCGGCGGAGTCCTTCGCCCCGGCCTCGGTTGGGCACAGCAGACCGGATCCGCACAACCGATACGACTTGCCGTTGCGCGTCGGACGATCGAGGTGAACGGCCGCGCCGCGGAGGTTTTCGGATTGCTACAGCCAAACGGCATCCACGGGGTGACCCTGGACGCCGGAAAAGCGTTCGACGTCGAGCTTGTAAACGAGATCGAAGACCCCACCCTCATCCACTGGCACGGCCTCACCCCGCCCTGGGAGGCGGACGGTGTGCCCGACAATCCTCTGCCCCAACTGGCCTCCGCGAACCGTCACCGATACAGCTTCCCCGTCGGGCGTGGCGGCACGCACTGGATGCACGCGCACACGTTGCAGGAACAGAACCTGCTCGCCGCGCCGCTCATTGTCCGCACCGCGGAGGACCGGGCGCGCGACGAACAGGAGGTCGTCATTCTCCTGCATGACTTTTCCTTCGTGCCCGCCGAGGAACTTCTGGCACAGCTTCAGCGCGGCACGGGACATGGCGCCGGGCATGGTGCAGCCATGAACCACTCCACGATGGAAGGCATGCCGGCGATGGATCATTCCGCCATGGGCCACATGCCGACGCACGGTATGACGGATAGCCCGACCGCCGGGATGGACCTGAACGACATCGACTACGATGCCTATCTCGCGAATGACCGGACACTTGACGACCCGGAGGTCGTCCGTGTCGAGAGGGGTGGCCGCCTCCGGCTTCGGATCATCAACGGCGCGACGGCGACCGGCTTCACCATCGACACGGGAATCGTCGAGGGAACGCTGATTGCCGTCGACGGTCAGGATGTCGAGCCGATCGTCGGCACGAATTTTCCAATCAGCATGGGACAACGGCTGGATATCCTCCTGACCCTTCCGGCGGGCGAGGGCGCCTATCCCGTTCTGGCGCTGAGGGAGGGCGCGGTCGAACGCACCGGCGTGATCCTCGCGACACCCGAGGCCACCGTTCGCCGGATCGGAAGTTCAGGCGAGACCGCCGGCCCGATCGTCGGCAGCGCACTTGAGAAGCGGCTGCGGGCAGGTGTTCCGCTCTCGGCAAGACAACCCGACCGGCAGTTCAGCCTGTCCCTGACCGGTCAGATGGAGGGATATGCCTGGGCCATCGAGGGAGGAGACGATCTTCGTGTCGGCCAGGATGAACGCATCGAGATCACGATGCGAAATTCTTCCATGATGTCTCACCCCATGCATCTGCACGGTCACCACTTCCAGGTGATCTCGATTGACGGTGCCAGGCTCTCCGGAGCGGTTCGCGACACCGTTCTCGTGCCTCCCGGCAGCACGATGACGATTGCCTTCGACGCTGACAATCCGGGGAAATGGCCGTTCCACTGTCATCATCTGTACCACATGGCAACCGGTATGATGTCCTACGTGATTTATGAGGATATGAGGTGA
- a CDS encoding TetR/AcrR family transcriptional regulator — protein sequence MKQKANKGGRPRGFDRDEAIATAMRLFWRHGYEGVSLAMLTDAIGVAPPSLYAAFGSKAGLYREAVDRYATGTALFPLQEEGENLTLDQALSRLFDRAIDTAAGEDGERGCMVSTGLLACHPDHCDLAGELATRRRDTAVRLDQELRRWFTPTRSAEAARFLCAVLQGIAVQAKDGATENDLRAVAELGRAGVTAMVAIRPEISH from the coding sequence ATGAAACAGAAGGCGAACAAGGGCGGTCGCCCGCGCGGCTTCGACCGCGATGAGGCGATCGCGACTGCCATGCGCCTCTTCTGGCGGCACGGCTATGAAGGCGTCTCGCTGGCCATGCTGACCGACGCGATCGGCGTGGCGCCCCCGAGCCTTTATGCGGCGTTCGGCAGCAAGGCCGGACTTTATCGCGAAGCCGTGGACCGCTACGCGACGGGGACCGCACTCTTTCCGTTGCAGGAGGAGGGGGAAAACCTGACCCTCGATCAGGCTCTGTCGCGTCTGTTCGACCGGGCGATCGACACGGCGGCGGGCGAAGACGGCGAGCGCGGCTGCATGGTGTCCACGGGCCTGCTCGCATGCCACCCCGATCATTGCGACCTGGCGGGTGAGCTGGCAACCCGCCGCCGCGACACGGCCGTGCGCCTCGATCAGGAATTGCGTCGCTGGTTCACGCCGACCCGGTCCGCCGAGGCGGCCCGGTTCCTGTGCGCTGTCCTTCAAGGCATCGCCGTGCAGGCGAAGGATGGCGCGACCGAGAACGATCTTCGCGCGGTGGCAGAGCTCGGACGGGCGGGAGTAACGGCTATGGTAGCGATCCGGCCGGAGATCAGCCACTGA
- a CDS encoding VOC family protein, which translates to MILKTYARMFSADCDATLATLERLHGRKPHIRFRFGAWDLAGIGDMFVVAGTEESLAPIRDSHGPVIVRDIEAVEAELLACGATITQPIVDVPTGRMLYARHPDGLHVEYVEWTDDLVERLVRAPQREGRLSSEL; encoded by the coding sequence ATGATCCTAAAGACCTATGCACGGATGTTTTCCGCCGACTGCGACGCGACTCTCGCCACGCTCGAACGGCTTCACGGGCGAAAGCCGCATATCCGCTTCCGCTTCGGCGCGTGGGACCTGGCCGGGATCGGCGACATGTTCGTCGTGGCCGGAACCGAAGAGTCACTGGCGCCCATCCGGGACAGTCACGGCCCGGTCATCGTGCGCGACATAGAAGCTGTCGAAGCGGAATTGCTCGCCTGCGGTGCGACGATCACCCAGCCGATCGTCGATGTGCCGACAGGCCGGATGCTCTACGCACGCCACCCCGACGGCCTTCACGTCGAATATGTGGAGTGGACGGATGACCTCGTCGAACGGCTTGTTCGCGCCCCGCAGCGCGAAGGGCGATTGTCGTCGGAACTGTAA